The window TCTGTTAAGTCGATTGTGCGGTTGTGCCCCCGTGTAAAGGGTAGATAAATGCTGCTGGGACGCAGCAAACAACTGCAGATCGAAGGGAGCCCGCCGTGGACAATGGTGTCTCTGCGGGAAGCACGGCCTCGACTTCGACCCTGGGGAACATCGCCCTGGGTCTCACCCTTCTCGCGTTCGGTATCGGCCACACCGGCGTCATCGACGGCGTGTCCGCTGCCAGCTCCGCGTCGCTCGCGATGTACGTCGGCGGCGCAGCCCTCTTCCTCCTCGGGCTCCTCGAGTACCGCGGCGGCAACGGGTTCAACGGCACCGCGTTCGCGGGCCTCGGCATCTTCTGGTTCACGTGGGCCAAGGGCGCAGGGGGTTCGGTCTCCGACGAAGCTGCCGGAACGTTTCTTGTCCTGTTCGCGATGCTCGCGCTGACCCTCACGGTCGCCGCCGCGAGCGGTCTGTTCAGCCAGGGCGTCTACGCCCTGCTGACCCTGTCGCTC of the Streptomyces sp. NBC_01294 genome contains:
- a CDS encoding GPR1/FUN34/YaaH family transporter, with the translated sequence MDNGVSAGSTASTSTLGNIALGLTLLAFGIGHTGVIDGVSAASSASLAMYVGGAALFLLGLLEYRGGNGFNGTAFAGLGIFWFTWAKGAGGSVSDEAAGTFLVLFAMLALTLTVAAASGLFSQGVYALLTLSLVLLAIGAFMDSGGLAKAGGWVAAVAGLLAWYGATAALAHWPMAVGKARRGAVAAS